One genomic segment of Longimicrobium sp. includes these proteins:
- a CDS encoding glycosyl hydrolase, whose translation MHLRTRAAALAVLSIIAFPRLARAADDATSGLFNRPFYIGAYLGEADSRTERVESGIGRFAQMVGKRPALVKTFHNMDVDFSGGGWAGQLVRRTSAAGSTPYLALDLRFAGAPRHGLLDAINSGRADAQLVRMARGLAGVRGTVMVSPGWEMNGRWDFAWQGVYNGNQAAPAKYAAAFRRMVTIFRREGARNVKWVFSPNVGNPLALGSVGPSHWNWYGHYYPGDAYVDYLGPHGYNGPSVWGGAYQTFATVFTGRDSDNILTDLERRFPRKPIIIGEFATQEARGYDKGAWIREAFATLRRHPNVVGAIWFHTRKEADWRIDSSRSSLDAFRTVMRDPNVRTSFR comes from the coding sequence ATGCATCTCCGCACCCGTGCGGCCGCTCTGGCCGTTCTCTCCATCATTGCATTCCCGCGCCTCGCGCGCGCCGCGGACGACGCGACCAGCGGCCTGTTCAACCGGCCGTTCTACATCGGCGCGTACCTGGGCGAAGCGGACAGCCGCACCGAGCGCGTAGAGTCCGGCATCGGCCGCTTCGCGCAGATGGTGGGGAAGCGTCCGGCGCTCGTGAAGACCTTCCACAACATGGACGTCGACTTCTCCGGCGGCGGCTGGGCGGGGCAGCTCGTGCGCCGCACCTCGGCGGCGGGCTCCACGCCGTACCTGGCGCTCGACCTGCGCTTCGCCGGCGCGCCGCGGCACGGGCTGCTGGACGCCATCAACTCCGGCCGGGCGGATGCGCAGCTGGTGCGCATGGCGCGCGGGCTGGCGGGGGTGCGCGGCACGGTGATGGTCTCGCCGGGGTGGGAGATGAATGGACGCTGGGACTTCGCCTGGCAGGGCGTCTACAACGGCAACCAGGCCGCGCCGGCCAAGTACGCCGCCGCCTTCCGCCGCATGGTGACGATCTTCCGCCGCGAAGGTGCGCGCAACGTGAAGTGGGTGTTCAGCCCCAACGTGGGGAACCCGCTGGCGCTGGGTTCGGTGGGGCCGAGCCACTGGAACTGGTACGGCCACTACTACCCGGGCGACGCGTACGTGGACTACCTGGGGCCGCACGGCTACAACGGGCCCAGCGTGTGGGGCGGCGCGTACCAGACGTTCGCCACGGTGTTCACCGGCCGCGACTCGGACAACATCCTCACGGACCTGGAGCGCCGCTTTCCGCGCAAGCCGATCATCATCGGGGAGTTCGCCACGCAGGAGGCGCGCGGATACGACAAGGGCGCGTGGATCAGGGAAGCGTTCGCCACGCTGCGCCGCCACCCGAACGTGGTGGGGGCCATCTGGTTCCACACCCGCAAGGAAGCCGACTGGAGGATCGACTCCAGCCGCTCCTCGCTGGACGCCTTCCGCACCGTCATGCGCGACCCGAACGTGCGTACGTCGTTCCGCTAA
- a CDS encoding DUF5715 family protein has translation MQSRSILAALALAGGLGVLAPEAGEAQTLRGSPSSVERMYRQARSHALPFYRTPRGVRAAAADGELVRLSGNSNYRVAGVTYPYALATTRTFVQRLAEQYRDVCGEKLVITSAMRPSSFRLFNSVDKSVHPAGMAIDIRIPPRSRCRTWLRQRLLYLESQGVAEATEERRPPHFHVAVFPAPYRRYIGGESKPAASKAPARSERPAAARATYRVRNGDSLWSIARRHGTSVERLRAANDLSGTRVKPGQTLAIPTR, from the coding sequence ATGCAATCCCGATCCATTCTCGCTGCGCTGGCCCTTGCCGGCGGGCTCGGCGTACTCGCCCCCGAGGCGGGTGAAGCCCAGACGCTGCGCGGCTCCCCGTCCAGTGTGGAGCGCATGTACAGGCAGGCGCGCAGCCATGCGCTTCCCTTCTACCGCACTCCGCGCGGTGTGCGCGCGGCCGCGGCGGATGGGGAGCTGGTGCGCCTCAGCGGGAACTCGAACTACCGCGTGGCCGGCGTCACCTACCCGTACGCGCTCGCCACCACGCGCACATTCGTGCAGCGGCTGGCGGAGCAGTACCGCGACGTGTGCGGCGAGAAGCTGGTGATCACCAGCGCGATGCGGCCGTCGTCGTTCCGCCTCTTCAACTCGGTGGACAAGTCGGTGCACCCCGCGGGGATGGCGATCGACATCCGCATCCCGCCGCGCTCGCGGTGCCGGACGTGGCTGCGGCAGCGGCTCCTGTACCTCGAGTCGCAGGGCGTGGCCGAGGCGACCGAGGAGCGCCGGCCCCCGCACTTCCACGTCGCCGTCTTCCCCGCCCCGTACCGGCGCTACATCGGCGGCGAGTCGAAGCCCGCGGCGAGCAAGGCGCCGGCGCGGTCGGAGCGCCCCGCCGCCGCCCGCGCCACCTACCGCGTGCGCAACGGCGACTCGCTCTGGTCGATCGCCCGGCGCCACGGCACGAGCGTGGAGCGCCTGCGCGCGGCCAACGACCTCAGCGGCACCCGCGTGAAGCCCGGCCAAACGCTCGCCATCCCCACCCGCTGA
- a CDS encoding HipA N-terminal domain-containing protein gives MRRLEVRLGRGDEQIVVGALAEQESRVYFEYDAGFLGSALLISPFKLPLRADLLEHTERDFAAVFGVFNDSLPDGWGLLLMDREFREARIRSQSADSARPPRLHRDARDGRAHLPSSHGCRGG, from the coding sequence ATGCGAAGACTTGAAGTACGCCTTGGCAGGGGAGACGAGCAGATCGTCGTCGGCGCCCTGGCTGAACAGGAGAGCCGCGTCTACTTCGAGTACGATGCGGGGTTTCTCGGCTCCGCTCTCCTCATCTCGCCCTTCAAGCTGCCCCTGCGCGCCGACCTGTTGGAGCACACCGAACGGGACTTCGCCGCGGTGTTCGGAGTGTTCAACGATTCCCTGCCGGACGGCTGGGGACTCCTGCTCATGGACCGGGAGTTCAGGGAAGCGCGGATTCGATCCCAGAGCGCTGACTCCGCTCGACCGCCTCGCCTACATCGGGACGCGCGGGATGGGCGCGCTCACCTACCATCCTCCCACGGCTGCCGAGGAGGATGA
- a CDS encoding NifU family protein has translation MIQLTDNARAKVQSLVDAEVVRDPALRIALARGADAPRSPLDRPYEITLVEREDKERTEIAINLDGIRVLLNLDTSTLLGGATIRWSDEDGFTVETPESKRRPEPVVSDSSAWADSPLAERIQRVLEESINPRIASHGGAVEMVDLADDVLYVRMSGGCQGCAASAATLRQGVERMVREEVPEIREIVDLTDHTAGANPYF, from the coding sequence ATGATTCAGTTGACGGATAACGCGCGTGCCAAGGTCCAGTCCCTCGTCGATGCCGAAGTGGTGCGCGATCCCGCGCTCCGCATCGCCCTCGCGCGCGGCGCGGACGCCCCGCGCAGCCCTCTGGACCGCCCGTACGAGATCACCCTCGTGGAGCGCGAGGACAAGGAGCGCACGGAGATCGCCATCAACCTCGATGGCATCCGCGTCCTGCTGAACCTGGACACCTCCACCCTGCTCGGCGGCGCCACCATCCGGTGGAGCGACGAGGACGGCTTCACCGTGGAGACGCCGGAGTCGAAGCGCCGCCCCGAGCCGGTGGTCTCGGATTCCAGCGCCTGGGCGGACAGCCCCCTGGCGGAGCGGATCCAGCGCGTCCTGGAGGAGTCCATCAACCCCCGCATCGCCTCGCACGGCGGCGCCGTGGAGATGGTCGACCTCGCTGACGACGTCCTCTACGTGCGGATGAGCGGCGGCTGCCAGGGATGCGCCGCGTCCGCCGCGACCCTCCGCCAGGGCGTCGAGCGCATGGTCCGCGAAGAGGTCCCGGAGATCCGCGAGATCGTGGACCTGACGGACCATACGGCGGGGGCGAATCCGTACTTTTGA
- a CDS encoding penicillin-binding transpeptidase domain-containing protein — translation MLDTILNLGLRALYLLFGVGAFVAILRWSYTAVREKRERWAVFLAFGMLLLAGVYTAGHALILANREQIEEGRERYSRFGDPRASEMNRGDLKGWILDCTGKDANALARYGMRDGEVQRVYPLGEAGANLLGGGEDADKRDYTIERLFAERLRAPKNFRERTELHAAGEDMQLTLCADATRQAYGLLKQSGFPGVVVMQDVKTGAVVAYTSTGTAEQAPLGIKRYTLPGSVFKLALSALWWDAGMGDRYMACPAFIQVGNRKVRNFESHEYPPIEIPRKMLVVSCNTQAIAMAFQMRQQLGEEAFADAYRRFGFIPYSGDAPEEAPGQFWNSASERWTKRMTPPPNRVLFRKKFNPFDWAQMAIGQGPVDVTPIAVSRFIQAIGNNGVMLQPTIEQDRLNDVPEGAAVMKPATSMKLQRAMLQVVDSGTAVSVKAAMDRLTWDLGGKTGTVDIRRGQRPDGWFAGLMHGPDGRARYTIVVYLQQAGQGGRAPAGVAAAMTSWMATREDGQGAIRQPRMAARGRD, via the coding sequence ATGCTGGACACCATCCTGAACCTGGGGCTGCGCGCCCTCTACCTCCTCTTCGGCGTGGGCGCCTTCGTGGCGATCCTGCGCTGGAGCTACACGGCGGTGCGCGAGAAGCGGGAGCGGTGGGCCGTTTTCCTCGCCTTCGGCATGCTGCTGCTGGCGGGGGTGTACACGGCCGGCCACGCGCTCATCCTGGCGAACCGCGAGCAGATCGAGGAGGGGCGCGAGCGCTACTCCCGCTTCGGCGACCCGCGCGCGTCGGAGATGAACCGCGGTGACCTGAAGGGGTGGATCCTGGACTGCACCGGCAAGGACGCCAACGCGCTGGCCCGCTACGGGATGCGCGACGGCGAGGTGCAGCGCGTCTATCCGCTGGGCGAGGCGGGCGCCAACCTGCTGGGCGGCGGCGAGGACGCGGACAAGCGCGACTACACCATCGAGCGCCTCTTCGCCGAGCGGCTGCGGGCGCCCAAGAACTTCCGCGAGCGCACGGAGCTGCACGCGGCCGGCGAGGACATGCAGCTCACCCTGTGCGCCGACGCCACGCGCCAGGCGTACGGGCTGCTGAAGCAGTCGGGGTTCCCGGGGGTGGTGGTGATGCAGGACGTGAAGACCGGCGCCGTGGTCGCGTACACCTCCACCGGGACGGCCGAGCAGGCGCCGCTGGGGATCAAGCGCTACACGCTCCCGGGCTCCGTCTTCAAGCTGGCCCTTTCCGCGCTCTGGTGGGACGCCGGGATGGGCGACCGGTACATGGCGTGCCCCGCGTTCATCCAGGTGGGAAACCGCAAGGTCCGCAACTTCGAGAGCCACGAGTACCCGCCCATCGAGATCCCGCGCAAGATGCTCGTGGTCTCGTGCAACACGCAGGCGATCGCGATGGCGTTCCAGATGAGGCAGCAGCTGGGAGAGGAGGCGTTCGCGGACGCCTACCGCCGCTTCGGCTTCATCCCGTACTCGGGCGACGCGCCGGAGGAGGCGCCGGGGCAGTTCTGGAACAGCGCGTCGGAGCGCTGGACGAAGCGCATGACGCCGCCGCCCAACCGCGTCCTCTTTCGCAAGAAGTTCAACCCGTTCGACTGGGCGCAGATGGCGATCGGGCAGGGGCCGGTGGACGTGACGCCGATCGCCGTGTCGCGCTTCATCCAGGCGATCGGCAACAACGGCGTGATGCTGCAGCCCACCATCGAGCAGGACCGCCTGAACGACGTTCCCGAGGGCGCGGCGGTGATGAAGCCCGCCACCTCCATGAAGCTGCAGCGCGCGATGCTCCAGGTGGTGGACAGCGGCACCGCGGTGAGCGTGAAGGCGGCCATGGACCGCCTCACCTGGGACCTGGGGGGGAAGACGGGGACGGTGGACATCCGCCGCGGACAGCGGCCGGACGGGTGGTTCGCCGGGCTGATGCACGGGCCTGACGGGCGAGCGCGATACACCATCGTCGTGTACCTGCAGCAGGCCGGGCAGGGCGGGCGCGCGCCGGCCGGGGTCGCCGCCGCCATGACGAGCTGGATGGCGACGCGCGAGGACGGCCAGGGAGCCATCCGGCAGCCGCGCATGGCCGCGCGCGGGAGGGACTGA
- a CDS encoding D-Ala-D-Ala carboxypeptidase family metallohydrolase: MDTFNATPGPTGEGALDEILERLVRIERLLMAERLEQLEGREGTEGEEEDGSEGNAASAGMLKEALSSAAATIGGPFLESLTTATAPAASAGVLETFIDGLGFQHFRGSEFTPYWSRVRNGVKNSVPPKELWDNIVETLAVLDAFRAQLGKPVSLLSTYRSPQYNAAVGGASKSMHKAFRAVDFTCSSGRPKEWAALLKSFRGRQFQNPHTGKTFTFRGGVGIYVASNFVHLDTRGVDVDWSG; encoded by the coding sequence ATGGACACTTTCAACGCGACTCCTGGCCCCACAGGCGAAGGTGCGCTCGACGAGATCCTCGAGCGGCTGGTCCGGATAGAACGGCTCCTCATGGCCGAGCGGCTCGAGCAGCTCGAGGGCCGCGAAGGCACCGAGGGGGAAGAAGAGGACGGTTCCGAGGGGAACGCCGCGTCGGCCGGGATGCTCAAGGAGGCGCTGAGCTCCGCGGCGGCAACCATTGGGGGGCCGTTCCTGGAGTCGCTCACGACCGCGACGGCTCCGGCTGCTTCCGCCGGGGTCCTGGAGACGTTCATCGACGGTCTCGGGTTCCAGCACTTCCGGGGCAGCGAGTTCACGCCGTACTGGAGCCGAGTCCGCAACGGGGTGAAGAACTCCGTCCCCCCCAAGGAGCTGTGGGACAACATCGTGGAGACGCTGGCGGTGCTGGATGCCTTCCGTGCGCAACTAGGCAAGCCCGTCTCGCTGCTCAGCACCTATCGGTCGCCGCAGTACAACGCCGCTGTCGGGGGTGCATCGAAGTCGATGCACAAGGCCTTTCGGGCCGTCGACTTCACCTGCTCCTCCGGAAGGCCAAAGGAGTGGGCGGCGCTCCTCAAGAGCTTCCGGGGCCGGCAGTTCCAGAACCCGCACACGGGAAAGACCTTCACCTTTCGGGGGGGCGTCGGCATCTACGTCGCCAGCAACTTCGTTCATCTGGACACCCGGGGTGTGGACGTGGACTGGAGCGGTTGA
- a CDS encoding glycogen-binding domain-containing protein encodes MRRALPALAACVLATPLASQGWSAEATVGRAAYDPVAARVSSTSASLALRYDTPHRWLYASAGAALDGAGPGWAATGLGGFLGVSRRRGLTLGATVAGHAYGYVDADVAPTGGGGTVEVLPTAIVQHGPVRAQLSAGFVGVADGFSGLYSERRGFLDTHAGVAWTPSQGVELSAGARYLHGDGRQLPYAGGGAQVEREWGGAWAYAGAWLDPDYPKPPTAAGIGASLRLAGRTELSGAFRQEPADPLYSSIPRRSWSLSVRRGFGRRPASARPAAPLPVVGGDGVTFRLPRAEGDTLAPAVLGDFTGWQPVPMAADGKFWIVTVRIPRGVHHYGFRKADGTFLVPPGLPLVSDGMGGSSAVLVVG; translated from the coding sequence TTGAGACGGGCGCTGCCGGCCCTCGCGGCCTGCGTGCTCGCCACCCCGCTCGCGTCACAGGGGTGGAGCGCCGAGGCGACGGTGGGGCGTGCCGCGTACGACCCCGTCGCGGCCCGGGTGAGCAGCACCTCGGCCTCTCTGGCGCTGCGCTACGACACGCCGCACCGCTGGCTGTATGCCTCCGCCGGTGCCGCGCTGGACGGCGCGGGGCCCGGATGGGCGGCCACGGGGCTGGGCGGCTTCCTGGGCGTGTCGCGGCGCCGGGGGCTCACCCTGGGCGCAACCGTGGCCGGGCACGCCTACGGCTACGTCGATGCGGACGTGGCGCCCACGGGCGGCGGCGGCACCGTGGAAGTGCTCCCCACCGCCATCGTGCAGCACGGACCGGTTCGCGCCCAGCTTTCGGCCGGCTTCGTGGGCGTGGCCGACGGCTTCTCTGGGCTGTACAGCGAGCGGCGCGGCTTCCTGGACACCCACGCGGGCGTGGCGTGGACTCCGTCCCAGGGGGTGGAGCTCTCGGCCGGCGCGCGCTACCTGCACGGCGATGGGCGGCAGCTTCCCTACGCGGGCGGCGGGGCGCAGGTGGAGCGCGAGTGGGGCGGCGCGTGGGCGTACGCGGGCGCGTGGCTGGACCCGGACTACCCGAAGCCCCCCACCGCGGCCGGCATCGGCGCGAGCCTGCGGCTGGCGGGGCGCACCGAGCTGTCGGGCGCCTTTCGACAGGAGCCGGCGGACCCGCTATACAGCAGCATCCCGCGGCGGAGCTGGAGCTTGAGCGTGCGGCGCGGCTTCGGCCGGCGTCCCGCCTCTGCCCGGCCCGCCGCGCCGCTCCCGGTGGTGGGTGGCGACGGCGTCACCTTTCGCCTCCCCCGCGCGGAGGGCGACACCCTCGCTCCCGCCGTGCTCGGCGACTTCACCGGCTGGCAGCCCGTCCCCATGGCCGCCGACGGGAAGTTCTGGATCGTCACCGTGCGCATCCCACGCGGCGTCCATCATTACGGCTTCCGCAAGGCGGATGGAACCTTTCTGGTGCCGCCGGGGCTGCCGCTGGTGAGCGACGGGATGGGGGGGAGCTCGGCCGTGCTGGTGGTGGGTTGA
- a CDS encoding transglycosylase SLT domain-containing protein, with product MHYTQRTRLSGSFSAAAAIAGVVMGLAIGTSWGEENVRRELRDLTLVPSAFDVDPLRGLTRAEMLAAVTLARSALADGRPWAAWTGLQPHVAKGSDAPPAVVLLAARAAAGWNGWPEVRELLRGREWMAREGGAEGFLLLGRAEEAGGNWPRAADAYRRYARAAAPAERGVAYARLGRVLLRQGRKTEAGAAFARAAEAQGSAADWYRALAVEAGHAVAAAAPAPESSAGAAALVRQAHAEANVLAGRGAIDAAAERLARAAATAAQFDPTAAAGLEIARAGVLERARRGAEAREPLRRAAADARVEAAMRIDAAATLGRLVNGRTVDEELARADAYEAYGRPGLAAKALRAALKAGAPDDPLLRLRTGRLLLEAGDAEPARAALVDAAARVGPEHAADAELLAARALLRAGKSDDGIAALKKVAERFPGTAAAAGAWFFLGDASSTRELSIANYRRGAAVRVGPFAREALYRAGDRALKNRDPALAAVLWEEYATRYPTGSETSEVAYAAGVYHERAGRGDRAAALYRIALSADPVSYHAVRAADRLGTDVLADALRDPLPWTGLASDPAEAATALRRLDELERAGLDGPWKEELAAQLRRLERRPTATLLVAEGVRDRGHAVEGINIGRRLLAERGGRWDARLLRVVFPFPYRAAMADAAERARVDPYLLAALVRQESSFDPRASSRVGATGLGQIMPVTGKWLARSAGVKEFEERLLTVPEINARMSATYLRDQLRHYRGKRDLALAAYNAGPRNADRWKSELGYGRDVDAFRDRIPFPETREYVKVVLRNAAVYRRLYGGERDPGLVSGD from the coding sequence ATGCATTACACTCAGCGCACCCGACTCTCCGGATCGTTCAGCGCCGCGGCGGCCATCGCCGGGGTGGTGATGGGGCTGGCCATCGGCACGTCGTGGGGGGAGGAGAACGTCCGCCGCGAGCTGCGGGACCTGACGCTCGTCCCCTCGGCGTTCGACGTGGACCCGCTGCGGGGGCTGACGCGCGCCGAGATGCTGGCGGCGGTGACACTGGCGCGCTCCGCCCTCGCGGACGGGCGCCCGTGGGCCGCTTGGACGGGATTGCAGCCGCACGTCGCCAAGGGGTCGGATGCGCCGCCGGCGGTGGTGCTGCTGGCCGCGCGCGCCGCAGCGGGGTGGAACGGGTGGCCGGAGGTGCGCGAGCTTCTGCGCGGGCGCGAGTGGATGGCGCGCGAGGGCGGCGCCGAAGGGTTCTTATTGCTGGGCCGCGCCGAGGAGGCGGGAGGGAACTGGCCGCGCGCCGCCGACGCGTACCGCCGCTACGCCCGCGCCGCCGCGCCGGCCGAGCGCGGTGTGGCGTACGCGCGTCTGGGCCGCGTGCTCCTGCGCCAGGGGCGGAAGACGGAGGCGGGCGCCGCCTTCGCCCGCGCCGCGGAGGCACAGGGGAGCGCGGCGGACTGGTATCGCGCACTCGCCGTGGAGGCGGGGCACGCCGTCGCCGCCGCCGCGCCCGCCCCCGAGAGCAGTGCCGGCGCCGCCGCCCTGGTGCGCCAGGCCCATGCCGAGGCGAACGTGCTGGCGGGACGCGGCGCCATCGACGCGGCGGCGGAGCGGCTGGCGCGTGCGGCTGCAACGGCCGCGCAGTTCGATCCCACGGCCGCGGCGGGTCTGGAGATCGCGCGCGCCGGAGTGCTGGAGCGAGCGCGCAGAGGGGCGGAGGCACGTGAACCGTTGCGCCGCGCCGCCGCCGATGCGCGGGTGGAAGCCGCCATGCGCATCGATGCCGCGGCTACGCTGGGGCGCCTCGTGAACGGCCGCACGGTCGACGAAGAGCTCGCTCGCGCAGACGCCTACGAGGCCTACGGGCGGCCGGGGCTGGCGGCGAAGGCGCTCCGGGCCGCGCTGAAGGCGGGCGCGCCGGACGATCCGCTCCTCCGGCTGCGCACGGGGCGGCTACTGCTGGAAGCGGGCGATGCGGAGCCCGCCCGCGCCGCGCTGGTGGATGCGGCCGCGCGCGTGGGGCCGGAGCACGCCGCGGACGCGGAGCTCCTCGCCGCGCGCGCCCTGCTGCGCGCCGGAAAGAGCGACGACGGAATCGCCGCGCTGAAAAAGGTGGCGGAGCGCTTCCCCGGGACGGCGGCGGCGGCGGGGGCGTGGTTCTTCCTGGGCGATGCGTCGAGCACGCGCGAGCTGTCCATCGCCAACTACCGGCGCGGCGCGGCGGTGCGCGTGGGGCCGTTCGCGCGCGAGGCGCTCTACCGCGCGGGCGACCGCGCGCTCAAAAACCGCGACCCCGCGCTGGCCGCCGTCCTGTGGGAGGAGTACGCCACGCGCTACCCCACGGGCTCGGAGACGTCGGAGGTGGCGTACGCCGCCGGCGTGTATCACGAGCGCGCCGGCCGCGGCGACCGGGCCGCGGCGCTGTACCGCATCGCCCTCTCCGCCGATCCCGTATCGTACCACGCCGTACGCGCCGCCGACCGGCTGGGGACGGACGTTCTGGCCGACGCCCTGCGCGATCCGCTTCCGTGGACGGGGCTCGCTTCCGACCCGGCCGAGGCCGCCACGGCGCTGCGCCGGCTGGACGAGCTGGAGCGCGCCGGGCTGGACGGTCCCTGGAAGGAGGAGCTCGCCGCGCAGCTCCGCAGGCTGGAGCGCCGCCCAACCGCCACGCTGCTGGTGGCCGAAGGGGTGCGCGACCGGGGGCACGCGGTGGAAGGGATCAACATCGGGCGGAGGCTGCTGGCCGAGCGCGGCGGGCGGTGGGATGCGCGGCTGCTGCGCGTGGTCTTCCCCTTCCCGTACCGCGCCGCGATGGCGGACGCCGCCGAGCGCGCCAGGGTGGACCCGTACCTGCTGGCCGCGCTGGTGCGCCAGGAATCATCCTTTGACCCGCGGGCGAGCTCGCGGGTTGGCGCCACCGGGCTGGGGCAGATCATGCCGGTAACGGGGAAGTGGCTGGCCCGCTCGGCGGGGGTGAAGGAGTTCGAGGAGCGCCTGCTGACCGTGCCCGAGATCAACGCGCGGATGTCGGCGACCTACCTGCGCGACCAGCTTCGCCACTACCGCGGGAAGCGCGACCTGGCGCTCGCCGCCTACAACGCCGGCCCGCGCAACGCGGATCGCTGGAAGAGCGAGCTGGGGTACGGGCGCGACGTGGACGCCTTCCGCGACCGGATTCCCTTTCCGGAGACGCGCGAGTACGTGAAGGTGGTGCTTCGGAACGCGGCCGTGTACCGCAGGCTGTACGGCGGGGAGCGCGATCCAGGCCTCGTTTCAGGCGACTGA
- a CDS encoding FHA domain-containing protein gives MLNAFRKILRPTLRQQLEDGVREALRRYADRRTAPDLRVYVSTDLVPAGMGEAMWARDEADHLRRFSAQWAQDNGIARAGLRVELVLLDTKREFAFVKPLGLEQPKEEPPPPRPAAPRGPDRAMVPATAAQPFGAPQPAYGGGGGSGAVLQVVASETVRDPIPLQGEVVVGRKAEAGVFALGDRYMSGRHARFAVRGGQVTVTDLDSKNRTFVNDTPLPPHQEHPLNPGDTIRMGNTVLRLAQG, from the coding sequence ATGCTCAACGCTTTCAGAAAGATCCTCCGCCCCACCCTCCGGCAGCAGCTGGAGGATGGCGTGCGCGAAGCCCTCAGGCGCTACGCGGACCGCCGCACCGCGCCCGACCTGCGCGTGTACGTGTCCACCGACCTGGTGCCCGCGGGGATGGGCGAGGCGATGTGGGCCCGCGACGAGGCCGACCACCTGCGCCGCTTCTCCGCCCAGTGGGCGCAGGACAACGGCATCGCGCGCGCCGGGCTCCGTGTGGAGCTGGTGCTGCTGGACACCAAGCGCGAGTTCGCCTTCGTGAAGCCGCTGGGTCTGGAGCAGCCCAAGGAGGAGCCGCCTCCTCCACGCCCCGCCGCACCCCGCGGGCCGGACCGGGCCATGGTCCCCGCCACCGCCGCGCAGCCGTTCGGCGCGCCGCAGCCGGCGTACGGAGGAGGCGGCGGAAGCGGGGCCGTGCTGCAGGTGGTGGCGTCCGAGACGGTGCGCGACCCGATCCCCCTGCAGGGCGAGGTGGTGGTGGGGCGCAAGGCGGAGGCGGGGGTGTTCGCCCTCGGCGACCGCTACATGAGCGGCCGCCACGCCCGCTTCGCCGTGCGCGGCGGGCAGGTGACCGTTACGGACCTGGACTCCAAGAACCGCACCTTTGTGAACGACACTCCCCTGCCGCCTCACCAGGAGCATCCGTTGAATCCGGGAGACACCATCCGCATGGGGAACACGGTGCTCCGCCTGGCGCAGGGCTGA
- a CDS encoding helix-turn-helix transcriptional regulator codes for MIPLSVQSPREIALALARRVKALRLDHGWTQEEAADRAGLALATYRQFERTGQISLERLLRLAVVLDALAGFDHLFVRPPARSLAELEKLAERQTRKRGRRRDAKT; via the coding sequence ATGATACCACTTAGCGTTCAGAGCCCTCGGGAGATTGCCCTCGCGCTTGCGCGGCGCGTAAAGGCGCTTCGCCTCGATCACGGCTGGACCCAGGAGGAAGCCGCGGACCGCGCGGGGCTCGCTCTGGCGACCTACCGCCAGTTCGAGCGAACCGGGCAGATCTCGCTCGAGCGTCTGCTGCGGCTGGCGGTGGTTCTGGATGCACTCGCAGGCTTCGATCACCTCTTCGTCCGCCCCCCGGCGCGGTCCCTGGCCGAACTGGAGAAGCTGGCGGAGCGGCAGACACGCAAGCGGGGGAGGCGGCGCGATGCGAAGACTTGA
- a CDS encoding glycogen-binding domain-containing protein, whose product MSNRIHACLDGEIPAEDLSPAERARLAEMERILGAASQHLRAVAAPELAGRVMAALPGHAPRRPGLVERALGWLWQPRPVRLVFRPAYGLAGALAAVTAVAILPDAPGVEEAPAALAAAAPPVYVQFRLEANGARQVALAGTFTGWQPAVQLRQTKPGEWSAVVPLHPGVHDYAFVVDGQRWVADPHAPQVDDSFGGTNSRISLPPVVQSS is encoded by the coding sequence ATGAGCAACCGCATCCACGCCTGCCTCGACGGCGAAATCCCCGCCGAGGACCTTTCGCCCGCCGAACGCGCCCGTCTCGCCGAGATGGAGCGCATCCTCGGCGCGGCCTCGCAGCACCTGCGCGCCGTCGCGGCGCCGGAGCTGGCCGGGCGCGTGATGGCGGCGCTCCCCGGGCACGCGCCGCGCCGGCCCGGGCTCGTGGAGCGCGCGCTGGGATGGCTCTGGCAGCCGCGCCCGGTGCGTCTCGTCTTCCGCCCCGCCTACGGGCTGGCGGGGGCGCTCGCCGCCGTCACCGCCGTCGCCATCCTTCCGGATGCGCCGGGCGTGGAAGAGGCGCCCGCCGCGCTGGCCGCCGCCGCGCCGCCGGTGTACGTCCAGTTCCGGCTGGAGGCGAACGGGGCGCGGCAGGTGGCGCTGGCCGGCACCTTCACGGGGTGGCAGCCCGCCGTGCAGCTCCGCCAGACGAAGCCGGGCGAGTGGTCCGCCGTGGTGCCGCTGCACCCGGGCGTGCACGACTACGCCTTCGTGGTCGATGGACAGCGCTGGGTGGCGGATCCGCACGCCCCGCAGGTGGACGACTCCTTCGGCGGCACGAACAGCCGGATCTCCCTCCCGCCGGTCGTCCAGAGCTCTTGA